In the Chryseobacterium sp. MYb264 genome, one interval contains:
- a CDS encoding bestrophin family protein, whose protein sequence is MHSGKRFGAREFAVWTKRSILWLTVLSSIPTILYFLGCTFLSFPWQPIAIMGTAVAFIVGFKNNASYSRLWEARQIYGAIINDSRSFGYILRDSLSSKNSGKVKEMFLRHYAWLTALRFQLRETRTWENMDTAQFDEYARKYDIPERLSKLDDELKNYLSETELQYILNKKNRATQLMASQSKELSEAYANGEINDFQWTQINQQLIKFTDNQGKAERIKNFPYPRNFSSITTYLLLLFILFVPFGLLKEFDKLGDGTILEGLTLWFNIPFSLLVTWCFHTLDSVGEASVNPFEGSPNDVPITQISRTIEIDMRDMLDEENLPAPITAKNNIVL, encoded by the coding sequence ATGCACTCAGGAAAAAGGTTTGGAGCCCGCGAATTTGCAGTCTGGACAAAGAGAAGTATTCTTTGGCTCACGGTTTTATCATCAATTCCTACTATTTTGTATTTTTTAGGATGTACCTTCCTTTCATTTCCATGGCAACCGATTGCAATCATGGGAACGGCGGTTGCTTTCATCGTAGGTTTTAAAAATAATGCGAGCTACAGCCGACTTTGGGAAGCCAGGCAGATTTATGGAGCGATTATTAATGACAGCCGAAGTTTCGGATATATTTTGCGAGATTCTCTTTCATCTAAAAATTCAGGTAAAGTAAAAGAGATGTTTCTACGTCATTATGCATGGTTAACGGCGCTTCGTTTTCAGCTTCGTGAGACGAGAACCTGGGAAAATATGGATACGGCACAGTTTGATGAATATGCCAGAAAGTATGATATTCCCGAACGATTGTCGAAGTTGGATGATGAACTGAAAAATTACCTTTCAGAAACGGAACTTCAATATATTTTAAACAAGAAAAACAGAGCGACACAGCTGATGGCAAGTCAAAGTAAAGAATTGTCGGAAGCGTATGCAAATGGAGAAATCAACGATTTTCAGTGGACGCAAATCAATCAGCAATTGATAAAGTTTACCGATAATCAAGGGAAAGCAGAACGAATTAAAAACTTTCCTTATCCAAGAAATTTTTCTTCTATTACAACTTATCTGTTGCTTTTATTCATTCTTTTTGTGCCTTTTGGTTTATTAAAAGAATTTGACAAATTAGGTGACGGAACTATTCTTGAAGGGCTGACTTTATGGTTCAATATTCCGTTTTCGTTATTGGTAACATGGTGTTTTCATACATTGGATAGTGTAGGAGAGGCTTCTGTAAATCCTTTTGAAGGAAGTCCGAACGACGTTCCGATTACACAGATCAGCCGAACAATAGAAATCGATATGCGTGATATGTTGGATGAAGAAAATCTTCCGGCGCCAATTACAGCAAAAAATAATATTGTTCTTTAA
- a CDS encoding DUF2490 domain-containing protein, translating into MKILKTLALSIFSLAATFSYAQKNDLGAWYMYFGNNKISKKLNFHNEIQYRNFDMGGDLEQLLIRTGIGYDLTENNNNILLGYGFILSQPYINGEKTENIEHRIFQQYITKQKFGRFNLQHRYRLEERFLQDDFRMRFRYLLGLNIPLNNKEMLPKTFYGSVYNEIFLHLNSPTFDRNRVYGALGYVINKNMRVEAGYMNQIQENRNRGQVQIGFYNNISFTKN; encoded by the coding sequence ATGAAGATTTTAAAAACGTTGGCTTTAAGCATTTTTTCATTGGCAGCAACATTCTCGTATGCGCAAAAAAATGATCTGGGAGCTTGGTATATGTATTTTGGAAATAATAAAATCAGTAAAAAATTAAATTTTCATAACGAGATCCAGTATAGAAATTTTGATATGGGAGGAGATTTGGAGCAACTCCTGATTCGTACCGGAATTGGATATGATTTAACGGAAAATAATAACAATATTTTGTTGGGTTATGGTTTTATTTTAAGTCAACCTTATATAAACGGTGAAAAAACTGAAAATATAGAACACAGAATTTTTCAGCAATATATTACAAAACAAAAGTTCGGAAGATTCAATCTTCAGCATCGTTACCGTTTGGAAGAACGTTTTTTACAGGATGATTTCAGGATGAGGTTTCGTTATCTTTTAGGACTTAATATTCCGCTTAATAATAAAGAAATGCTTCCGAAAACATTTTATGGTTCTGTTTATAATGAAATTTTCCTTCATTTGAACAGTCCGACTTTCGACAGAAACAGGGTGTATGGAGCGTTGGGATATGTAATCAATAAAAATATGAGAGTGGAAGCGGGATATATGAACCAGATTCAGGAGAACAGAAACCGAGGACAGGTTCAGATTGGTTTTTATAACAATATTTCGTTTACTAAAAACTAG
- a CDS encoding DUF1398 domain-containing protein, translated as MKFTIDEIKAEHQKVKSGADFPNYIKAIKDLGVANYVTYVSDGNAEYFDAENQSVSTGAKYETMDIAEDLNLDEFKSRLKLHQQGGTDYPTFCKDCAETGIKGWKMDLTHLTCTYFDNSGNDVLMEQVPS; from the coding sequence ATGAAATTCACCATTGATGAAATTAAAGCAGAGCACCAAAAAGTAAAAAGCGGTGCCGATTTTCCAAATTATATTAAAGCAATAAAAGATTTGGGAGTTGCAAATTATGTGACTTATGTGAGTGACGGTAATGCAGAATATTTTGATGCAGAAAATCAATCTGTTTCCACAGGAGCAAAATATGAAACAATGGATATCGCTGAAGATTTGAATTTGGATGAATTTAAATCGAGGCTAAAACTTCACCAGCAAGGCGGTACAGATTATCCTACTTTTTGTAAAGACTGTGCAGAAACCGGAATTAAAGGCTGGAAAATGGATCTGACTCATCTTACCTGTACGTATTTTGACAACTCAGGAAATGATGTGTTGATGGAGCAAGTTCCTTCATAA
- a CDS encoding VOC family protein, translating to MASVNVYLTFNGNCREAFDFYKSVFGGEYPYIGTFGEMPPMEGQEAKEEDKDKIMHVSLPISKETILMGSDAGCDYASQFKTGNNFSISINAESKEEAEKLFNGLSADGQITMSLADTFWGAYFGMFTDKFEINWMVNYDDPAKMQQHP from the coding sequence ATGGCGTCAGTAAACGTTTATTTAACATTCAACGGAAATTGTAGAGAAGCTTTTGATTTCTACAAATCTGTTTTCGGAGGAGAATATCCTTACATCGGAACTTTTGGTGAAATGCCTCCAATGGAAGGTCAGGAAGCGAAAGAAGAAGATAAAGACAAGATCATGCACGTTTCTCTTCCTATTTCTAAAGAAACAATTTTAATGGGAAGCGATGCGGGATGCGACTATGCTTCTCAGTTCAAAACTGGAAATAACTTCTCCATTTCCATCAATGCAGAATCGAAGGAAGAAGCAGAAAAACTGTTCAATGGGCTTTCTGCTGACGGACAGATAACAATGTCTTTAGCAGATACTTTCTGGGGTGCTTACTTCGGAATGTTTACCGATAAATTCGAGATCAACTGGATGGTAAATTATGACGATCCTGCGAAAATGCAGCAACATCCATAA
- a CDS encoding VOC family protein, with protein sequence MKLGAFSISLSVKDLQKSKDFYEKLGFSQMAGNIDQNYLILKNGDHIIGLFQAMFDGNMLTFNPGWDQNAQNLESFDDVRAIQKHLKENGIEIEKEADESTEGPEHIYLKDPDGNMILIDQHR encoded by the coding sequence ATGAAATTAGGAGCATTTTCAATTAGTTTAAGTGTAAAAGACCTGCAGAAATCGAAGGATTTTTATGAAAAATTAGGTTTCAGTCAGATGGCGGGAAATATCGACCAGAATTATCTGATCCTGAAAAATGGAGATCATATTATCGGTCTTTTTCAGGCAATGTTTGATGGAAATATGCTTACTTTCAACCCCGGATGGGACCAAAATGCTCAGAATCTTGAATCTTTTGATGATGTTCGCGCTATTCAGAAACATCTGAAGGAAAATGGAATTGAGATCGAAAAAGAAGCAGACGAATCAACTGAGGGGCCTGAACATATTTACCTGAAAGATCCGGATGGTAATATGATTTTAATAGATCAGCATAGATAA
- a CDS encoding DUF1569 domain-containing protein, whose amino-acid sequence MENVFDAKDAQNYIDRINKLVEDTHGLWGKMTVDQMLAHCCITYEMVYEPEKHKKPGAIAKFILKRFVKPKVVGEKAYPRDSPTSPQFLVQGRKNFDDEKKRLIGFIQKTQQLGASAFDGKESFSFGKLNSIEWNNMFAKHLNHHLSQFGV is encoded by the coding sequence ATGGAAAATGTATTTGATGCGAAAGATGCTCAGAATTATATAGATAGAATAAATAAACTGGTGGAAGATACCCACGGATTATGGGGTAAAATGACGGTAGATCAAATGTTGGCGCACTGTTGCATCACGTATGAAATGGTATACGAACCGGAAAAACATAAAAAACCGGGAGCAATTGCAAAGTTTATCCTTAAGAGATTCGTAAAACCTAAAGTGGTAGGTGAAAAAGCGTATCCGAGAGATTCTCCTACATCGCCTCAGTTTTTGGTTCAGGGAAGAAAGAATTTTGATGATGAAAAGAAAAGACTGATTGGTTTTATCCAAAAAACTCAACAGTTAGGAGCTTCAGCTTTTGACGGAAAAGAATCTTTTTCTTTCGGAAAACTAAATTCTATCGAATGGAACAATATGTTTGCTAAACATTTAAATCACCATTTATCTCAATTCGGAGTTTAA
- a CDS encoding ABC transporter permease: protein MKEFFRLLRREFKLFIGNSTLRTVFFLAPVFYATLLGFVYKSGKVENTPVLVIDRDNTPLSSQLTEMLEDNKSIKIIRYLQEPFSIKDEVIQHEAAAVVIIPSQFEASILQKKYPELNVYVNTGNVLTANFASKALQLTIGTFSAGVSIKALQKAGMPATRAVTQYEPFKANYITLFNTTGNYLIFMWPAMLAVVLQQVILLAMAVSFAAEFQGGTFIKEYAKMRKWAFPTMLIKVLPIWIFSILIVSVYYFMHMIFKVPMPEGIFNFIVLTAVFVGSASFLGVLISILIPDALKATQILMVIASPAFIISGFTWPLNAMPAFVQFIANIIPLTPFLQAFKILLIQKGSVELTYPYLKHLSILLIVYAILGWIALKIKMWLMFKNPKSVTISNENSSENLN, encoded by the coding sequence ATGAAAGAATTTTTCCGACTTTTACGAAGAGAATTTAAGCTGTTTATCGGTAATTCGACCTTGAGAACCGTATTTTTTCTGGCGCCCGTTTTTTATGCAACATTATTAGGTTTCGTCTACAAAAGCGGAAAAGTGGAAAATACTCCGGTTTTGGTGATCGACAGGGATAATACACCTTTGTCGAGCCAATTGACAGAAATGTTGGAAGACAATAAAAGTATTAAGATCATTCGGTATTTGCAGGAACCTTTCAGTATTAAAGATGAGGTGATTCAGCATGAAGCCGCCGCGGTGGTGATTATTCCGTCTCAATTTGAAGCATCTATTCTTCAGAAAAAATATCCTGAACTCAACGTGTATGTGAATACAGGAAATGTTTTAACGGCTAATTTTGCATCCAAAGCTTTGCAGTTAACCATAGGAACTTTTTCGGCAGGAGTTTCTATTAAAGCGCTACAAAAAGCGGGAATGCCAGCTACAAGAGCAGTAACACAGTATGAGCCTTTTAAAGCTAATTATATCACATTATTCAATACCACAGGAAATTACCTGATTTTTATGTGGCCGGCGATGTTGGCCGTAGTTTTACAGCAGGTTATTTTACTGGCGATGGCGGTGAGTTTTGCTGCAGAATTTCAGGGCGGAACATTTATTAAAGAATATGCAAAAATGCGAAAATGGGCGTTTCCAACAATGTTAATCAAGGTTCTTCCCATCTGGATTTTTTCAATTTTAATTGTGAGTGTTTATTATTTTATGCATATGATTTTCAAGGTTCCGATGCCGGAAGGAATTTTTAATTTTATTGTATTAACTGCAGTTTTCGTGGGCTCAGCTTCATTTTTAGGAGTGTTGATCAGTATTTTAATTCCGGATGCTTTAAAAGCTACCCAGATATTAATGGTGATTGCTTCTCCGGCATTCATCATCAGTGGTTTTACCTGGCCTCTGAATGCCATGCCGGCTTTTGTACAGTTTATCGCGAATATTATTCCGTTGACGCCTTTTTTACAGGCTTTTAAAATTTTACTGATTCAGAAAGGTTCTGTAGAACTTACGTATCCATATTTAAAACATTTAAGTATTCTTTTAATCGTTTACGCCATTTTAGGGTGGATTGCTTTAAAAATTAAAATGTGGCTGATGTTCAAAAATCCAAAATCTGTTACAATTTCAAACGAAAATTCTTCTGAGAATTTGAATTAA
- a CDS encoding HlyD family secretion protein — MQKKLSILCAVLLLLGSCDNKKEKLNDSEGKTKKEVISFAPKVTGRIVKILVEEGQTVKKGDTLALLDIPEVSAKIAQAQGAVSAATAQEQMAKNGATADQMKQLQAKYKGLKEQYDFAQKSYKRASNMYRDSLMSPQAYDEVYAKMQGAKAQYDAVVAELDDVKRGTRFEKVEMAAGQASQAKGALQEANVAYSERYVIATNDMEIETISLNPGELATAGFALFNGYIPNSTFFRFTVPESQISKYKKGQTVNMEVPYNKEKLQGKILYIKQLTKYADITTAYPDYQLQDAIYEIKVKPDDMNKAKDILVNSNVLLK, encoded by the coding sequence ATGCAAAAAAAACTCTCTATATTATGTGCTGTTTTGCTCTTGCTGGGAAGTTGTGACAACAAAAAAGAAAAACTGAACGATTCTGAAGGGAAAACAAAGAAAGAAGTGATCTCTTTTGCTCCGAAAGTTACAGGCAGAATTGTGAAAATACTTGTAGAAGAAGGGCAAACCGTAAAGAAAGGGGATACCTTGGCATTGCTTGATATTCCTGAAGTTTCTGCAAAAATTGCTCAGGCTCAGGGTGCCGTAAGTGCAGCCACAGCTCAGGAACAGATGGCAAAAAATGGAGCCACGGCCGATCAGATGAAGCAGCTTCAGGCAAAATATAAAGGGTTGAAAGAACAGTACGATTTTGCACAGAAATCATATAAAAGGGCGTCCAATATGTATCGTGACAGCTTGATGTCACCACAGGCTTATGATGAAGTTTATGCTAAAATGCAGGGCGCAAAAGCGCAGTACGACGCGGTGGTAGCAGAATTGGATGATGTGAAAAGAGGGACCCGTTTCGAAAAAGTGGAAATGGCAGCAGGGCAGGCCTCACAGGCAAAAGGTGCTTTGCAGGAAGCTAATGTAGCCTATTCCGAAAGATATGTGATAGCCACCAACGACATGGAAATTGAGACTATTAGTTTAAATCCAGGAGAGTTGGCGACAGCAGGTTTTGCATTGTTCAACGGATATATTCCTAACAGTACGTTTTTCCGTTTTACAGTTCCTGAAAGTCAGATCTCGAAGTATAAAAAAGGGCAGACCGTGAATATGGAGGTTCCTTATAATAAAGAGAAATTGCAGGGAAAGATTTTATATATCAAACAATTGACAAAATATGCAGATATCACAACAGCTTACCCCGATTATCAGCTACAGGACGCGATCTACGAAATCAAGGTGAAACCTGATGATATGAATAAAGCGAAAGATATTTTGGTGAATTCAAATGTATTGCTGAAATAA
- a CDS encoding TolC family protein yields MKSNLLIFTFSFLTLPVLGWAQSAPDFRELLDSAVVRDSDLKMQLTQNKLTDLDEHKLKDIFLPTLEMSGQAGYLNATARLTSPEINLTPFIRIPEGSFNNNLNVSGFSGIAKADAKMVVYSGGKVKYLKKAIEEKKLSESILLEKTKDEVIAAISKAYDQLALIHQSKKVLDESTKRLDINRKTADKALGYGLITPYDHKKIELAQATLNAKVVEYEGKKELLLTQLYILTGINKERLRLIEPVLEPVELLAPEKGIEQRAEIRALEHGIVAADYKIKAERTWIIPKVQLMASAYYIGLYGSRIKTSENVIPAIPQLGYGGAKLDWRPTNINIFPLITAGVGFKWEIFDGNEGKHAEETAKIGKEMLQNQKEDALKKLTLNLANNQTNYDIATAQIALKSKEKELAKNALIQAEKEFRYGMSKSSQLIDAENDLEISELEYQNAVFNQRRAGIELMRSTQELDIAKLYQP; encoded by the coding sequence ATGAAAAGCAATCTATTGATTTTTACGTTTAGTTTTTTGACACTTCCGGTATTGGGCTGGGCTCAGTCTGCGCCTGATTTCAGAGAATTACTGGATAGTGCAGTGGTGCGGGATTCCGATCTTAAAATGCAGCTGACCCAAAATAAACTCACCGATCTTGATGAGCATAAACTGAAGGATATTTTTCTTCCTACGTTGGAAATGAGCGGACAGGCAGGATATCTTAATGCTACGGCTCGTCTTACTTCTCCTGAAATTAATTTAACCCCATTTATCAGAATTCCGGAAGGAAGTTTTAATAATAATCTTAATGTTTCAGGCTTTTCGGGTATTGCCAAAGCGGATGCCAAAATGGTGGTCTATTCCGGTGGAAAGGTGAAATATTTGAAGAAAGCGATTGAGGAAAAGAAGTTATCAGAAAGTATACTGCTCGAAAAAACAAAGGATGAGGTCATAGCAGCGATTTCAAAAGCATACGATCAGCTGGCTTTGATTCATCAGTCAAAAAAGGTGTTGGATGAAAGTACGAAAAGATTAGATATTAATCGGAAAACAGCCGATAAGGCGTTAGGTTACGGATTAATTACACCTTATGACCATAAAAAAATAGAACTTGCTCAGGCCACACTCAATGCAAAAGTGGTGGAATATGAGGGCAAAAAAGAATTACTCTTAACGCAGCTTTATATTTTAACGGGAATCAATAAGGAACGATTACGATTAATTGAACCAGTGTTAGAGCCTGTGGAATTATTAGCTCCCGAAAAAGGCATCGAACAAAGAGCAGAGATTCGTGCGTTGGAACACGGAATTGTTGCTGCCGATTATAAAATAAAAGCGGAAAGAACGTGGATAATCCCCAAAGTTCAGTTGATGGCTTCTGCTTACTACATTGGTTTGTACGGAAGCCGCATTAAAACGTCGGAAAATGTAATTCCTGCGATTCCCCAGTTGGGATATGGTGGAGCGAAACTGGACTGGCGACCCACAAATATCAATATTTTTCCTTTAATTACTGCCGGAGTAGGTTTCAAATGGGAAATCTTTGATGGAAATGAAGGAAAACATGCCGAAGAAACCGCTAAAATCGGGAAAGAAATGCTTCAGAATCAAAAAGAAGATGCGCTGAAAAAACTAACCCTGAATCTAGCCAATAATCAAACGAATTATGATATTGCCACCGCTCAGATTGCTTTAAAATCAAAGGAAAAAGAGTTGGCAAAAAATGCATTGATACAGGCCGAAAAAGAATTCAGATACGGGATGAGCAAGTCTTCCCAACTTATCGATGCTGAAAATGATCTTGAAATTTCCGAATTGGAATATCAAAATGCGGTCTTCAACCAGAGAAGAGCGGGAATTGAGTTGATGAGATCGACTCAAGAACTGGATATTGCGAAACTTTATCAACCTTAA
- a CDS encoding peptidase domain-containing ABC transporter — translation MKKDILIKQHDIKDCGAACLASVAIHYGLKMPIAKIRQICHTDTRGTNVLGLIQGLEQMGFNAKGVKGGIDALPELPLPAIAHIIVNGQMHHYVVIYKVTKDKITVMDPARGKLEEYKTEEFSKIWTGVLILLEPNEYFEQRNEKTSLYKRFWNLVRPHKSILIQALLGALVYTILGLSTSIYIEKITDYVLIDGNKRLLNLLSVGMIVILLFQIFIGAMKSVLVLQTGQKMDKHLILGYYKHLLKLPQRFFDTMKVGEIISRVNDAVKIRTFINDVSIQIFVNLFIIIFSFALMFTYYWKLALITALVIPFYFLVYWITNKLNKKVERQLMEQSAELESHLVESITSVKTIKQFGVETFANNKTDNAFSKLLKTIYASVKNALFSGNSSEFLSRIFTIVLLWAGSGYVIDRIITPGELLSFYALIGYFTNPVSQLIGMNKTIQNALIAADRLFEIMDLEREESADKLELIKENIGDIQFKEVSFSYGSRTEVFTNFNCIIKKGETTAIVGESGSGKSTLASLVQNLYPLKTGRIMIGDYDSHYISNHSLRNLVSVVPQQIDLFSGNVIENIALGEDFPDIQRILNITKNLGILRFVEKLPNGFQTYLGENGALLSGGQKQRIAIARALYKNPEILILDEATSSLDTESEMVIQNTLQEFRSQGKTMIVIAHRLSTIINSDTILVMKEGQIIEKGGHQELISRDSIYKMMWEKQGTKLD, via the coding sequence ATGAAAAAGGATATATTGATTAAACAGCATGACATTAAAGATTGTGGTGCTGCTTGTCTTGCCTCTGTTGCGATCCATTATGGATTAAAAATGCCAATTGCAAAAATCAGACAAATTTGCCATACCGATACAAGAGGAACCAATGTTTTAGGTTTAATACAAGGTTTAGAACAAATGGGCTTCAATGCAAAAGGAGTAAAAGGTGGTATTGATGCTCTACCAGAGCTTCCACTTCCTGCTATAGCTCATATTATTGTTAACGGACAAATGCATCATTACGTGGTCATTTATAAAGTCACAAAGGATAAAATTACAGTAATGGATCCCGCCAGAGGGAAGCTGGAGGAATACAAAACAGAAGAGTTTTCAAAAATATGGACAGGGGTTCTAATCCTATTAGAACCTAATGAGTATTTTGAACAAAGAAATGAAAAAACAAGCCTTTATAAAAGATTCTGGAACTTGGTTCGGCCACATAAGAGTATTTTAATTCAAGCCTTGTTAGGTGCTTTGGTGTATACTATTTTGGGATTATCAACCTCAATTTATATAGAAAAAATAACAGATTATGTTCTGATAGACGGTAATAAGCGGTTGCTCAACTTACTTTCAGTTGGAATGATAGTCATACTGTTGTTTCAAATTTTTATTGGAGCCATGAAAAGTGTTTTAGTTTTACAAACGGGGCAAAAAATGGATAAGCATCTTATTCTCGGTTATTATAAACATTTACTAAAACTTCCTCAACGTTTTTTTGATACCATGAAAGTCGGAGAAATTATCTCAAGAGTAAATGATGCTGTCAAAATAAGAACCTTTATAAATGATGTTTCCATACAGATTTTTGTAAATCTATTTATCATTATTTTTTCATTTGCGTTAATGTTTACCTATTACTGGAAGTTGGCATTAATTACAGCATTAGTAATTCCTTTCTATTTTTTAGTATATTGGATTACCAATAAATTGAATAAAAAAGTAGAAAGACAATTGATGGAGCAAAGTGCAGAACTAGAATCTCATTTGGTGGAATCCATCACTTCCGTAAAAACGATTAAACAATTTGGCGTAGAAACTTTTGCTAATAATAAAACAGACAATGCTTTTTCCAAATTGTTAAAAACAATTTACGCTTCTGTAAAGAATGCCTTATTTTCAGGCAATTCATCCGAATTTTTATCCAGAATTTTTACGATTGTACTACTTTGGGCGGGCTCAGGATATGTGATTGATAGAATCATAACCCCTGGAGAATTATTGTCTTTCTATGCTTTGATTGGATATTTCACCAATCCTGTATCACAATTAATCGGGATGAATAAAACTATTCAGAATGCACTAATAGCTGCCGACCGTCTTTTCGAAATCATGGATCTGGAACGTGAGGAGAGTGCAGATAAATTAGAATTAATAAAAGAAAATATTGGAGACATTCAGTTTAAAGAAGTAAGTTTTAGTTATGGTAGCAGAACCGAAGTATTTACGAATTTTAATTGTATTATAAAAAAGGGAGAGACAACTGCTATTGTTGGAGAAAGTGGTAGTGGCAAAAGTACATTAGCTTCCTTGGTTCAAAATTTATACCCACTTAAAACAGGAAGAATTATGATTGGAGATTATGACAGCCACTATATTTCTAATCATTCTTTAAGAAATTTAGTATCTGTAGTTCCGCAGCAGATAGATTTGTTTTCCGGAAATGTGATCGAAAATATAGCATTAGGTGAAGATTTTCCCGATATACAGAGAATTCTAAATATTACTAAAAATTTGGGAATATTACGTTTCGTAGAAAAATTACCTAATGGATTTCAAACGTACCTAGGAGAAAACGGAGCTTTGCTTTCTGGAGGTCAAAAACAAAGGATTGCCATTGCCAGAGCCTTATACAAAAACCCTGAAATATTAATTTTAGATGAAGCCACTTCTTCATTGGATACAGAATCAGAGATGGTTATTCAAAATACATTACAGGAATTTAGAAGTCAAGGAAAAACAATGATTGTTATTGCGCACCGTTTGAGTACTATTATTAATTCTGATACCATTTTGGTAATGAAAGAAGGGCAGATTATAGAAAAGGGTGGACACCAAGAGTTAATCTCAAGAGATTCTATCTATAAAATGATGTGGGAAAAACAAGGAACAAAACTGGACTAG
- a CDS encoding HlyD family secretion protein produces MFKKSIYIGILVLVVVFLCILPITKVPISSSSRGVIRSVQENTKISAIVSGRVIYNKLEKNNQEIRQGDTLLIVTAEQLDTQKNLQNSQSSDYSAQLQDLSKLTRAQVSGLQTGQYQRELSAMQERIAQVQTQLSLAQKDFDRAATLFNQGVIPKAEYDKFYYNLQGLKNQIAGVREQQIAQWQTQKREVERQIRSLGSEVQRINQEQKNYIITAPISGRLVNFSGIQKNNFLTQGQNIGEISPEVSLIAECLVSPKDIGFIHVGQNVKYQIDTYNYNQWGLLKGKVSEIDQNIKINEQSGEASFRVLCKMDKNYLQLKNGYKGEIDKGMTFTARFHLLDRTLWQLLFDRVDDWFNPKLK; encoded by the coding sequence ATGTTCAAAAAATCAATTTATATAGGAATATTAGTTCTTGTAGTTGTTTTCCTATGCATTTTACCGATCACAAAAGTTCCTATTTCTTCTTCTTCAAGAGGCGTTATACGATCTGTCCAGGAGAATACAAAAATTTCTGCTATCGTTTCAGGAAGAGTTATTTATAACAAACTAGAAAAGAATAATCAGGAAATCAGACAAGGAGATACCTTGCTTATTGTCACAGCAGAACAGCTGGATACACAGAAAAATCTTCAAAACAGTCAAAGTTCAGACTATTCAGCACAGTTGCAGGATCTCAGTAAATTAACGAGAGCACAAGTTTCGGGATTACAAACCGGACAATATCAACGAGAACTGTCCGCCATGCAGGAAAGAATTGCACAAGTACAAACACAATTGTCTTTAGCGCAAAAAGACTTTGATAGAGCCGCAACACTTTTTAATCAGGGAGTAATCCCTAAAGCAGAATATGATAAATTTTACTACAATCTTCAAGGGCTTAAAAACCAAATTGCCGGAGTAAGAGAGCAACAAATTGCTCAGTGGCAAACTCAAAAAAGAGAGGTAGAAAGACAAATCCGCTCTTTAGGTTCAGAAGTTCAGCGTATTAATCAAGAACAAAAAAATTATATCATAACAGCTCCCATTTCAGGGAGACTTGTAAATTTTTCCGGAATACAGAAAAATAACTTTTTAACACAGGGACAAAATATAGGAGAAATTTCTCCGGAAGTTTCATTAATTGCTGAATGTTTAGTTTCCCCTAAAGACATTGGTTTTATCCATGTCGGACAAAATGTAAAATACCAAATCGATACCTATAATTATAATCAATGGGGATTATTGAAAGGCAAAGTTTCTGAGATCGATCAGAATATTAAAATTAATGAACAATCTGGAGAAGCTTCCTTTAGAGTTCTTTGTAAAATGGATAAAAACTATTTGCAATTGAAAAACGGGTATAAAGGAGAAATAGATAAGGGAATGACTTTTACAGCACGTTTTCATTTGCTTGACCGCACATTATGGCAATTGTTATTTGACCGTGTTGACGATTGGTTCAACCCCAAATTAAAATAA
- a CDS encoding class IIb bacteriocin, lactobin A/cerein 7B family: MNLKKLNVQELNNKELQETEGGILPLIMGIATVTAAVYYGGKEIGKAAYYLTH, translated from the coding sequence ATGAATCTAAAAAAATTAAATGTTCAAGAACTGAACAATAAGGAATTACAAGAAACAGAGGGAGGTATTTTACCATTAATCATGGGCATAGCTACAGTGACAGCAGCCGTTTATTATGGTGGAAAAGAAATTGGAAAAGCCGCTTATTACCTAACTCATTAA